A single region of the Marinobacter bohaiensis genome encodes:
- a CDS encoding type II secretion system protein N: MASIQGIASFNGLPRWLANLLLIGLVVYAAWFAGRLTWLAVWSDPLAPGIRATASAMASAAPGSRTPLAAYDLFGRPETGTPVAAVVKRSAPETNLRMTLEGVVVATRGADSGAIVAGTDGTTAYYHVGDIMPGDIELVEVESHRILIRRNGQVESLAFEEDGTGGMVSQSTEADYDSPEAFVDDAREQLARDGDQALARYGLQPVTSGAAQGYVYDGSNPMLSALNLQSGDVITAINGQPLGDIEQDRALLDGGWREQEQIQVEVMRDGTSFTVNYALPQ, encoded by the coding sequence ATGGCATCCATTCAGGGTATCGCATCGTTCAATGGGCTGCCGCGCTGGCTGGCCAATCTGCTGTTGATCGGCCTGGTCGTCTACGCCGCGTGGTTTGCCGGCCGTCTGACCTGGCTGGCGGTCTGGTCCGATCCGCTGGCGCCGGGGATTCGTGCGACGGCGTCCGCGATGGCCAGTGCCGCGCCCGGCTCGCGTACGCCACTGGCCGCCTATGATTTATTCGGGCGACCGGAGACCGGCACCCCGGTTGCTGCGGTGGTCAAACGCAGCGCTCCGGAGACGAACCTGCGAATGACGCTGGAAGGCGTCGTGGTGGCAACGCGTGGCGCCGACTCCGGTGCTATAGTTGCAGGAACTGACGGTACAACGGCGTACTATCACGTCGGTGACATCATGCCCGGTGATATCGAGCTGGTGGAGGTGGAATCCCACAGGATCCTGATCCGGCGTAATGGGCAGGTCGAGTCGCTGGCCTTTGAAGAGGACGGGACAGGCGGTATGGTGTCGCAGTCCACCGAAGCCGACTACGATTCGCCGGAAGCGTTCGTTGACGATGCGCGGGAGCAACTGGCCCGTGACGGCGATCAGGCGCTGGCGCGTTACGGTCTGCAGCCAGTGACGTCCGGTGCCGCCCAAGGGTACGTGTACGACGGCTCCAATCCCATGTTGTCGGCCCTGAACCTGCAGTCCGGCGACGTGATCACGGCGATCAATGGCCAGCCGTTAGGCGACATTGAGCAGGACCGGGCCCTGCTGGACGGCGGTTGGCGTGAGCAGGAGCAGATCCAGGTGGAGGTCATGCGCGACGGCACGAGCTTCACCGTGAATTATGCGCTGCCGCAATAA
- a CDS encoding type II secretion system protein N yields MAAHPESRFLRPGKVIALLVLALLVYAVALVVWVPAGWAWHMGRSAIELPPGVQVERVSGQLWNGAIQGQVMGHSVQAGWQLEGLFADGGFLPLSWQLQTPASRLEGALLVTGRQSGEVSARGRINVAEFSREIRRSGGAMIDGDISVDRLNAALKDGRLTELAGLATWPGGEVSWPQGGGRQSATLPPMQARLVRDPGAGQVDLLISSTTSPDPVIAATLQPDGMMRIELFKRMLDMVNQPWSGSASPGDVVFSVRQRVLPAG; encoded by the coding sequence ATGGCCGCACATCCCGAATCCCGATTTCTCCGCCCCGGCAAGGTGATTGCCCTGCTTGTACTGGCGTTGCTGGTCTACGCCGTGGCCCTGGTGGTGTGGGTGCCAGCCGGCTGGGCCTGGCACATGGGGCGCAGTGCGATTGAACTGCCGCCGGGCGTCCAGGTGGAGCGGGTCTCCGGCCAGCTCTGGAACGGGGCGATCCAGGGGCAGGTCATGGGGCATTCGGTCCAGGCCGGTTGGCAGCTCGAAGGTCTGTTTGCCGACGGTGGCTTCCTGCCCCTGTCCTGGCAGCTACAGACGCCGGCCTCCCGTCTGGAAGGGGCGCTTCTGGTGACCGGCCGGCAGTCGGGGGAAGTGTCGGCGCGAGGCCGTATCAATGTGGCGGAATTCAGCCGGGAAATCCGGCGCAGCGGCGGGGCCATGATCGACGGTGACATCTCCGTCGATCGTCTGAACGCGGCCCTGAAAGATGGGCGACTGACCGAGCTCGCCGGTCTGGCGACCTGGCCCGGCGGTGAGGTGTCATGGCCGCAAGGCGGTGGTCGTCAGTCGGCAACGCTGCCGCCGATGCAGGCCCGGCTGGTTCGGGACCCGGGGGCGGGGCAGGTGGATCTGCTGATTTCCAGCACAACCAGTCCGGACCCGGTGATCGCCGCCACGCTCCAGCCCGACGGCATGATGCGCATTGAGCTGTTCAAGCGCATGCTGGATATGGTGAACCAGCCCTGGTCGGGTAGCGCGTCGCCCGGGGACGTGGTGTTCAGTGTCCGTCAGCGCGTGCTGCCGGCAGGGTAG
- the groL gene encoding chaperonin GroEL (60 kDa chaperone family; promotes refolding of misfolded polypeptides especially under stressful conditions; forms two stacked rings of heptamers to form a barrel-shaped 14mer; ends can be capped by GroES; misfolded proteins enter the barrel where they are refolded when GroES binds) has protein sequence MAAKDVKFGDSARKRMVAGVNILADAVKVTLGPKGRNVVLDKSFGAPTVTKDGVSVAKEIELKDKFENMGAQMVKEVASQTNDTAGDGTTTATVLAQSIVNEGLKAVAAGMNPMDLKRGIDKATTVAVKSIRDMAKPCDDSRNIAQVGTISANGDETIGKIIADAMERVGKEGVITVEEGRGLEDELDVVEGMQFDRGYLSPYFVNNQDSMTAELDDPYILLVDKKISNIRELLPVLESVAKAGKPLMIIAEDIEGEALATLVVNNMRGIVKVAAVKAPGFGDRRKEMLQDIAILSGGTVISEEVGLTLENASLDDLGTAKRVNISKENTTIIDGAGAEADIEARVEQIRKQIEDSSSDYDKEKLQERVAKLAGGVAVIKVGAGSEVEMKEKKARVEDALHSTRAAVEEGIVAGGGVTLIRALAALDSVAAENEEQKAGINILRRAMEAPLRQIVTNAGGEASVVVDKVRQGEGSYGYNAATEGYGDMLEMGILDPAKVTRSALQAAASVAGLMITTEAMVTDEPEDEKAGGAMPDMGGMGGMGGMGGMM, from the coding sequence ATGGCAGCTAAAGACGTTAAATTTGGCGATTCAGCCCGCAAGCGTATGGTTGCAGGCGTCAACATTCTGGCTGACGCGGTTAAAGTGACTCTGGGCCCGAAAGGCCGCAACGTGGTTCTGGACAAGTCCTTCGGCGCACCGACCGTCACCAAGGACGGCGTTTCCGTTGCCAAGGAAATCGAGCTGAAAGACAAGTTCGAGAACATGGGCGCCCAGATGGTCAAGGAAGTCGCTTCCCAGACCAACGATACGGCGGGCGACGGCACCACGACCGCGACCGTACTGGCCCAGTCCATCGTTAACGAAGGTCTGAAAGCGGTTGCCGCGGGCATGAACCCGATGGACCTCAAGCGTGGCATCGACAAGGCCACCACCGTTGCGGTCAAGTCCATCCGTGACATGGCCAAGCCCTGTGACGACAGCCGCAACATCGCCCAGGTCGGCACCATCTCTGCCAACGGCGACGAAACCATCGGCAAGATCATTGCCGACGCCATGGAGCGTGTTGGTAAGGAAGGCGTTATCACCGTCGAGGAAGGCCGTGGCCTGGAAGACGAGCTGGACGTGGTTGAAGGCATGCAGTTCGATCGCGGCTACCTGTCTCCGTACTTCGTCAACAACCAGGACAGCATGACCGCCGAGCTGGACGATCCGTACATCCTGCTGGTGGACAAGAAGATCTCCAACATCCGCGAACTGCTGCCGGTGCTGGAAAGCGTCGCCAAGGCAGGCAAGCCGCTGATGATCATCGCCGAAGACATCGAAGGCGAAGCGCTGGCGACCCTGGTCGTCAACAACATGCGCGGCATCGTCAAGGTTGCTGCTGTGAAGGCGCCTGGCTTCGGTGACCGTCGCAAGGAAATGCTGCAGGATATCGCCATCCTGTCCGGCGGTACCGTCATCTCCGAGGAAGTGGGTCTGACCCTGGAAAACGCTTCCCTGGATGATCTGGGTACTGCCAAGCGCGTCAACATCTCCAAGGAAAACACCACCATCATCGATGGCGCGGGTGCCGAGGCGGATATCGAAGCGCGCGTTGAGCAGATCCGCAAGCAGATCGAAGACAGCTCTTCCGACTACGACAAGGAAAAGCTGCAGGAGCGCGTTGCCAAGCTGGCTGGCGGTGTTGCCGTCATCAAGGTTGGCGCCGGTTCCGAAGTGGAAATGAAAGAGAAGAAGGCTCGCGTTGAAGACGCGCTGCACTCCACCCGCGCTGCCGTTGAAGAAGGCATCGTGGCCGGTGGTGGCGTGACGCTGATCCGTGCCCTGGCGGCTCTGGACAGTGTTGCGGCTGAAAACGAAGAGCAGAAAGCCGGCATCAACATCCTGCGTCGTGCGATGGAAGCGCCTCTGCGCCAGATCGTCACCAACGCTGGCGGTGAAGCCTCTGTGGTTGTCGACAAGGTCCGTCAGGGCGAAGGCAGCTACGGCTACAACGCGGCAACCGAAGGCTACGGCGACATGCTCGAGATGGGCATCCTCGACCCGGCCAAGGTGACCCGCTCCGCGCTGCAGGCAGCCGCTTCCGTTGCCGGTCTGATGATCACCACCGAAGCGATGGTGACTGACGAGCCGGAAGACGAGAAAGCTGGCGGCGCCATGCCGGACATGGGTGGCATGGGCGGAATGGGTGGTATGGGCGGCATGATGTAA
- the groES gene encoding co-chaperone GroES, with protein MKIRPLHDRVVVRRKEEEEKTAGGIVLPGNAKEKPSQGEVIAVGNGRVLDNGETRALAVNVGDTVVFGQFAGNTVKVDGEDLLIMNESDIYGVLES; from the coding sequence ATGAAAATTCGTCCGCTACACGATCGTGTTGTCGTACGCCGTAAGGAAGAGGAAGAGAAGACCGCTGGCGGTATCGTCCTGCCCGGCAACGCCAAGGAAAAGCCGTCCCAGGGCGAGGTGATCGCCGTTGGTAACGGTCGCGTTCTGGACAACGGCGAAACCCGTGCCCTGGCGGTCAACGTCGGTGATACGGTGGTGTTTGGTCAGTTCGCTGGTAACACCGTGAAGGTTGACGGCGAAGATCTGCTCATCATGAACGAGAGCGATATCTACGGCGTACTGGAAAGCTAA
- a CDS encoding FxsA family protein, with translation MGFLFLGFIALPIVEMVVLIKVGGIIGALNTVGLVLLTAVIGAALLRQQGLSTLFRANQRLNSGELPAREVAEGLILAVGGALLLTPGFVTDTVGFLCLLPFTRQWLASKALKRMVVAGSSSSQFHFHMGGQNPFDQGRPKDDDIIEGEYRHEDDGKPSQERDWLEKK, from the coding sequence ATGGGTTTCCTGTTTTTGGGATTCATTGCGCTGCCCATCGTCGAGATGGTGGTCCTGATCAAAGTGGGCGGCATTATCGGGGCGTTGAATACGGTGGGGCTGGTTCTGCTGACTGCCGTCATCGGTGCCGCTCTTTTGCGTCAACAGGGGCTGTCGACCTTGTTCCGGGCCAACCAGCGACTGAACAGCGGCGAGCTGCCCGCCCGCGAGGTGGCCGAAGGGCTGATCCTGGCGGTAGGCGGCGCGCTGCTGTTGACTCCCGGTTTCGTCACCGACACGGTTGGCTTCCTGTGCCTGCTGCCGTTCACCCGACAGTGGCTGGCTTCCAAGGCCCTCAAGCGGATGGTGGTGGCCGGGTCGTCGAGCAGTCAGTTCCATTTCCACATGGGCGGCCAGAATCCCTTCGACCAGGGGCGCCCGAAGGATGACGATATCATCGAGGGGGAGTACCGCCACGAGGACGACGGGAAGCCTTCGCAGGAGCGGGATTGGCTGGAAAAAAAGTGA
- a CDS encoding SDR family oxidoreductase produces the protein MKLQDSVIAITGGGQGLGRAMAEYLAARGARLALIDLLPEKLDDAVAACQAAGGDARAYTCNVAKEDDVETTFAAIVADFGQLNGLINNAGILRDGLMVKAKDGEIAKRMSLAEWQAVIDVNLTGVFLCGREAASKMIENGDPGVIINISSISRAGNMGQSNYSAAKAAVAALVPVWAKELARYGIRAMGIAPGFIETEMTASMKPEALEKMTAGIPLKRMGSPDEIASAAAFIFENDYLSGRMIEVDGALRL, from the coding sequence ATGAAACTTCAAGATTCCGTGATTGCAATCACCGGTGGCGGCCAGGGTCTGGGCCGTGCCATGGCCGAGTACCTGGCCGCCCGGGGCGCCCGACTGGCGCTGATCGACCTGCTGCCGGAAAAGCTGGATGACGCTGTCGCCGCGTGCCAGGCGGCGGGTGGCGACGCCCGCGCCTACACCTGCAACGTGGCGAAGGAGGACGACGTTGAGACCACGTTTGCCGCCATCGTCGCCGATTTCGGACAGCTCAACGGGCTGATCAACAACGCCGGCATCCTGCGTGACGGGCTGATGGTCAAGGCGAAGGACGGGGAGATCGCCAAACGCATGTCCCTGGCCGAATGGCAGGCGGTGATCGACGTGAACCTCACCGGCGTGTTCCTGTGCGGCCGGGAAGCGGCCAGCAAGATGATCGAGAACGGCGACCCGGGCGTGATCATCAACATCAGCAGCATTTCCCGCGCCGGCAACATGGGTCAGAGCAACTACTCCGCCGCCAAGGCCGCCGTCGCTGCGCTGGTGCCGGTCTGGGCCAAAGAACTGGCGCGTTACGGCATCCGCGCCATGGGCATCGCGCCCGGCTTTATCGAAACCGAGATGACCGCCTCCATGAAACCGGAGGCGCTGGAGAAGATGACGGCCGGCATTCCGCTCAAGCGCATGGGCTCACCGGACGAGATCGCCTCGGCGGCCGCTTTCATCTTCGAGAACGATTACCTGTCCGGACGCATGATCGAGGTGGACGGTGCCCTCCGGCTCTGA
- a CDS encoding MGMT family protein, which yields MTREQIIWQVVCAIPTGRVASYSQVAELAGFKGLARFVGRTMGQLPEGSDVPWHRVLKQDGRIAFPPDSNRFHFQSRRLTEEGVLVRNGKVSMPRFRWQP from the coding sequence ATGACCCGGGAGCAGATCATCTGGCAGGTGGTCTGCGCCATCCCGACCGGCCGCGTCGCAAGCTACAGCCAGGTGGCGGAGCTGGCTGGCTTCAAGGGGCTGGCGCGCTTCGTGGGGCGCACCATGGGACAGCTGCCGGAAGGGTCCGACGTGCCCTGGCACCGGGTGCTGAAGCAGGACGGCCGCATCGCCTTCCCGCCGGACTCCAACCGTTTCCATTTCCAGAGTCGGCGGCTGACCGAGGAAGGTGTGCTGGTGCGCAACGGCAAGGTCTCGATGCCCCGGTTCCGCTGGCAGCCCTGA
- a CDS encoding AmpG family muropeptide MFS transporter — protein MVAMLFLGFSAGLPFLLVFSTLNARLADVGVETATIGFFSWLGITYSVKVFWAPVVDRVSLPVLDRLLGKRRSWMLLAQCGIAVGLFLMARIDPVAAPTLMALCGLLVAFSSATQDVAIDAYRIEIAEPRIQAALAAAYIFGYRVALLVAGAGALYLAEFWSWQISYDVMALLVGVGIATVLVVREPRVNHHAAAADLAHRVEEEVMRRGHLSPRMARMTGWFSAAVGGPFLDFFRRYRDLALMILLLVAVYRICDIAMGVMANPFYLNYMGFSKTDVADVTKVFGFFMTILGSGVGGLLVARYGIRPILLIGAILTAGSNLLFMLIAQYPPDIWTLALVVSADNLSGGIANVALIAWLSSMTSASFTATQYALFSSLMTLPGKFIGGFSGLVVEGFDYGGFFLISAATGLPAILLCLYMMRHGKRLDALAPAKEAAEGDQDGAAQQRPA, from the coding sequence GTGGTGGCCATGCTGTTCCTGGGGTTCTCGGCCGGGCTGCCGTTCCTGCTGGTCTTCTCCACCTTGAACGCCCGTCTGGCGGACGTGGGTGTGGAAACCGCCACCATCGGTTTCTTCAGCTGGCTGGGGATCACCTATTCGGTCAAGGTGTTCTGGGCGCCGGTGGTGGACCGGGTGTCCCTGCCCGTGCTCGATCGACTGCTTGGCAAGCGCCGCAGCTGGATGCTGCTGGCCCAGTGCGGGATCGCCGTCGGGCTGTTCCTGATGGCGCGGATCGATCCGGTCGCCGCACCCACCCTGATGGCGCTCTGCGGGTTGCTGGTGGCGTTCTCTTCCGCCACCCAGGACGTTGCCATCGACGCGTACCGCATCGAGATCGCCGAACCCCGAATCCAGGCGGCCCTGGCGGCGGCCTACATCTTTGGCTATCGCGTGGCGCTTCTGGTGGCGGGGGCTGGAGCCCTGTATCTCGCGGAGTTCTGGTCCTGGCAGATCTCCTACGATGTGATGGCGCTGCTGGTAGGCGTCGGAATTGCTACCGTCCTTGTGGTGCGCGAGCCCAGGGTCAACCACCATGCGGCTGCGGCGGATCTGGCGCACCGGGTGGAGGAAGAGGTGATGCGCCGTGGGCATCTGTCGCCGCGAATGGCCCGGATGACCGGCTGGTTTTCCGCTGCTGTGGGCGGTCCCTTCCTGGACTTTTTCCGGCGCTATCGCGACCTGGCGCTGATGATCCTGCTGCTGGTGGCGGTCTACCGCATTTGTGACATCGCCATGGGCGTAATGGCCAACCCGTTCTATCTGAATTACATGGGCTTCTCGAAGACCGATGTCGCGGATGTCACCAAGGTGTTCGGGTTTTTCATGACCATCCTGGGGTCGGGGGTGGGGGGGCTGCTGGTGGCCCGCTACGGCATCCGTCCGATTCTTCTGATCGGCGCGATCCTGACCGCGGGCAGCAACCTGCTGTTCATGCTGATCGCCCAGTATCCGCCGGATATCTGGACCCTGGCGCTGGTGGTCAGCGCCGATAACCTCAGCGGCGGTATCGCCAACGTAGCCCTGATTGCCTGGCTTTCCAGTATGACTAGCGCTTCGTTTACCGCCACCCAGTACGCGCTGTTCAGCTCGCTGATGACCCTGCCGGGCAAGTTCATCGGCGGCTTCTCCGGTCTGGTGGTCGAGGGGTTCGATTACGGCGGGTTCTTCCTGATCTCGGCGGCAACCGGCCTGCCGGCCATTCTGCTGTGCCTGTACATGATGCGGCACGGCAAGCGGCTGGACGCGCTGGCGCCCGCCAAGGAAGCGGCGGAGGGCGATCAGGACGGGGCGGCCCAGCAGCGGCCAGCCTAG
- a CDS encoding YajQ family cyclic di-GMP-binding protein has product MPSFDIVSEIDMHEVTNAVDQARRDLGNRWDFKNVEAGFELDDNGITVSAEQDFQLEQLMDMLRMAFAKRGVDTRSLVEGEDSHSGKLMRKHFTLRQGIETPDAKKIVKLIKDAKMKVQASIQGDKVRVTGKKRDDLQGAIALIKESELELPLQFNNFRD; this is encoded by the coding sequence ATGCCGTCCTTTGATATTGTTTCCGAAATTGACATGCACGAAGTCACCAACGCGGTGGACCAGGCCCGGCGCGACCTGGGCAATCGCTGGGATTTCAAGAACGTGGAGGCGGGCTTCGAGCTGGACGACAACGGCATCACCGTCAGCGCCGAGCAGGATTTCCAGCTCGAGCAATTGATGGACATGCTGCGGATGGCGTTCGCCAAGCGTGGCGTCGATACCCGATCTCTGGTGGAAGGGGAGGACTCCCACTCTGGCAAGCTGATGCGCAAGCACTTCACCTTGCGCCAGGGCATTGAAACGCCGGACGCCAAGAAGATCGTCAAGCTGATCAAGGACGCCAAGATGAAAGTCCAGGCCAGCATTCAGGGCGACAAGGTGCGCGTTACCGGCAAGAAGCGCGACGACCTCCAGGGCGCGATTGCCCTGATCAAGGAATCGGAGCTGGAGCTGCCGCTGCAGTTCAACAATTTCCGCGACTGA
- a CDS encoding GGDEF domain-containing response regulator gives MPNFDLPILVVDDAKFSSMVVSRALAKAGYDDVRIAHNAPQALELMEQRPVGLLIADWLMPEMDGLELTDRVRQIDEQEHHYTYVMLLTARESVEALAEAFDRGVDDFVYKSEMNRQLLPRVFAADRITDRQNSLLSNNALLERRNQELQARNIVDVETGLYNNNYAGDRLERCLRQADSRGGACAYLLVGIRNWNTLKAQYLPSTMKELATTIGQRLEHLIRPMDSLCRIADNQFAIVAYFDNPEHCTTATFRRIHDGINHQALKTSVGYISLEADMVLCRCDGQLPGPGVKSVQQAASQGLANAHETRLFTEVRARVPEIA, from the coding sequence ATGCCCAATTTCGACCTGCCCATCCTCGTCGTCGACGACGCCAAATTCAGTAGCATGGTGGTCAGCCGCGCCCTTGCCAAAGCCGGTTACGACGATGTGCGCATCGCCCATAATGCGCCTCAGGCCCTGGAGCTGATGGAGCAGCGCCCCGTAGGCCTGCTGATTGCCGACTGGCTGATGCCCGAGATGGATGGCCTTGAGCTGACCGACCGGGTGCGGCAGATCGACGAACAGGAACACCACTACACCTACGTGATGCTGCTGACGGCGCGGGAGAGCGTCGAGGCCCTGGCCGAAGCCTTCGACCGCGGCGTCGACGACTTCGTCTACAAGTCCGAGATGAACCGCCAGCTCCTGCCGCGGGTATTCGCCGCCGACCGCATCACCGACCGCCAGAACTCCCTGCTCAGCAACAACGCGTTGCTGGAGCGGCGCAATCAGGAGCTGCAGGCCCGCAACATCGTGGACGTGGAAACCGGCCTGTATAACAACAACTACGCCGGCGACCGACTGGAGCGCTGCCTACGCCAGGCGGACAGTCGGGGCGGCGCCTGCGCCTACCTGCTGGTAGGAATCCGCAACTGGAACACCCTCAAGGCCCAGTACCTGCCGTCTACCATGAAGGAACTGGCCACCACCATCGGCCAGCGCCTGGAGCACCTGATTCGGCCGATGGACAGCCTGTGCCGGATCGCCGACAACCAGTTCGCCATCGTGGCCTACTTCGACAACCCGGAACATTGCACCACCGCCACCTTCCGGCGCATTCACGACGGCATCAACCACCAGGCCCTGAAGACCTCCGTGGGCTACATTTCGCTGGAGGCCGACATGGTCCTGTGCCGTTGCGACGGACAGCTTCCCGGCCCCGGCGTCAAATCCGTACAGCAGGCCGCCAGCCAGGGTCTGGCCAACGCCCACGAAACCCGCCTGTTCACCGAAGTTCGCGCCCGGGTACCGGAGATAGCCTGA